The Schaalia dentiphila ATCC 17982 sequence AGTGTCGAAGCCCAGGTGGACTTCGGCCATTCCGCCTCGCCCGATGAGCGAGCGGACCTCGTATCGGCCAGCTAGACGGTGGGCCATGGGCTCTGCCATGTCCTAACCTCCTCGATAATGTGTGCTCCCGCACTTGGTTGTATCAGGGAGCCAAGCATGTGTTTGATCGTAATAGCTGCAAGCGCGATGAGCGCAATCACGATGATTGTGACGATGACCGCGCGAATAATCTGCCTGGATGCTGGGACGGGTGGTGCGACGACGCTGCGCGAGTACGCGGTCTTGGCCGCCGGACGGATACGTTGCGCGCTGCGAGCGTCGAGCTCGTGCCAGCGCGGCCCGCGCTTCGCCTTCTCGGGCTGCTGCTCGTAGACCGAGCGTCGCTGGTGCTTTGAGGGCGCGGCTGCGCGAGGCTGGGGAACGGTCCCGTACACGCGCGGCGACGAGGCCGTGGCCGCCTTGTCGCGGCGAGGCGACTCGGAGCGGGCGGGCTGAGGAATGCGCGGGGTTGCCTGGCGCTTGGCTTCTTCGGCCTCGCGGCGTTCGCGGGCTTCACGGCGTTCGCGGGCTTCTTGAAGCTCGCGCTGGCGCCGTTCTTCCTCGCGGGCGACGGCTGCGCGGCGCTGGTCCTCGGCTGCGTCTTCGGCCTGGCGGGCCGCCTCGCGTTGGCGCAGTCGCTCGGCGAGGGCGGCGCGTCGATCCTGCGGCTCGGACGGCAGTGGGGTCTTCGGTGCGGCGGTGTGCGCGGGTGCTGCGCCGGCCGGAGGGGCCGGGATAGGCGCGGAACGCTGCGCGGACGCCGAGGCCTGGGGGCGCTGGGCGGTCCCGCTGCTGGGCTGCGGGACCTGCTCGGAGCGGGCGGGAGCTGCATGTCTTGGGATGGAACCCGTGGTCGTGCGGGCGGTGGCGGCCTGCGCGGGCACAGGAGCAGCGGGGGCCGGGACGGCTGCGTGGCGACCGGTCGAGGTCAGCGACCGGACGGCACCTGACACCGCGGGCGGCTGCTCGCCGGTTGTCTCGGGGTGCAGGCGACGAACCCGGGTAGGAGCGGACGCGGGGCGAGAGACCGGGGGAACCTCGGCCTCGTCGAGGATACGCGGGACGGCGGCGTGGTGACCCGTGATCGGGATCGGGGCCGAGGAGGGGGCGATCGTCGTCGCTTCGTCGAGGATGGGCAGCTTGGCGTGGCGGCCCGTCGTCGCACGCACCTTCGGAGTGAGTCCCGAGGGGGGCTGCAGCATCTCGTCGGGCAGCGTGCGGCGTGTCAGGTGACGCACGGGCGCGACGATCGGCACCGACGGCTGGACGGGCGTGCGCACCTCTTCGGGGCGCTGCGCGGCCTTCGGCAGGGGCAGTGGGCGAGGGGTTACGGACACGCCCATCGCTTTGGCGGCGCTCGCGATTTCGCGCACGGCTGCGGACCCGGACTCGGGGCGCTTCGCGGGGTCCTTCTCCAGCAGGTGCAAGATGACGTCGGCCAGGGGCTCGGGCACGAAGTCCGGCAGCGGCGGAACGGGATCGTTGACGTGCGCGAAGGCGATGTCCACCTGGGTCTCGCCGGTGAACGGGCGTCGACCGGCTGCGGCCTCGTAGGCGATGACACCCAGGGCGTAGAGGTCACCGATGGGGGTGGCGACCTCGCCCATGGCCTGCTCGGGCGGCAGGTACTGGGCGGTGCCCATGACCATGCCCGCGGCGGTCAGGTTGACCTGGCCGTTCGCACGAGAGATGCCGAAGTCTGTCAGCTTCACCATGCCATCAGGGCGAACAATGATGTTCGCGGGCTTGATGTCGCGGTGTACGACGCCCGCGCGCGCGGCAGCGCCCAGCGCCATCGCGACCTGCACGAGGATCGGCAAGAGGTACTCGGGCTCAATGCGGGAGCCGCCGCGCAGGTAATCCGTCAGCGGATGGCCGTCGACGAGCTCCATGATGATCCAGCCGATGCCGTCTTCCTCGCCCGAATCCTGAGTGTTGGCGATATTCGGGTGCGAGATCGACATCGAGTTACGGGCCTCGAGGCGCAGGCGCGAGAGCGAGAGCTCCTCGCCCGTCAGCTCGGGGCGCAGGACCTTCGCGGCGACGATGTGGCCGCTGACGCGGTCGCGGGCTTTCCACACCTCGCCCATGCCGCCCTGGGCGATCGGGGTGAGGAGCGTGTAGCGCCCTCCGAGCACTCGCCCGGCACCGGAAGTCATGCGTGGCGTACTCACTGCAGCCCCGCTTCCAGGAGGGCGCGGGCGATCGGGCCGGCCACGTCTCCGCCGTGGGGCGTGGGATCGTTGTCATCGCCCTCGACAAGGACGGCGAAAGCGATGCGTGGGCTGTCCGCCGGGGCAAAACCGACGGCCCAGGCGTTCGCGCGGTCGCCGTTGCCGGTCTCGGCAGTGCCGGTCTTCGCGGCCACCGCAATGTTCGGCAGCGCCATCGTCGTGCCGGTGCCGTAGGGCTGGGAGACCACGGATTCCATCATTGCGCGCAGCTTCGAGGCCGTCTCCGACGAGATTGGTTTACCGGCGTCGGTCGGGCTGTTCGTGCGCACGACCTGGTTGTCGGCGTCCACGATCGAGTCGATGAGGTAGGGGGTCATCATCTGGCCGTCGTTCGCGATGGCCTGGACGACCTGCGCCATCTGCAGAGGCGTCGTCTGAACCGTGTACTGGCCGATCGAGCTCATCGCGAGCTGCGCGGCGTCCGCGTCGGCGGGGAACACGGAGGGCGTTACCGTCAGCGGAATCTGAGACTCACGGCCAAAGCCGAAGCGGTTCGTCACGTCGAGGAGCTGCTGGTTCGTCAGCTGCTCGGAAGCCAGCACGAAGGTCGTGTTGCATGAGCGCGCGAAGGCCTCGGTCAGCGTCGGTTGGCCGTCGCCGCAGGTGGAGGACTCGATGTTGGAGACCTCGGTCGCCGTGCCCGGCAGGGTCGTCGACACGGGCGAGGGCATGTGCATATCCGGGTCGGCGAGGCCGTTTTCGATGAGGGCGATCGTCGTGAGGATCTTGAACGTCGAGCCGGGGGCGTAGCGCTCGGAGATCGCGCGGTTGAGCAGGGGATTGTTTGGGTCCGAGGAGAGTGCGGAGAACGCGTCGGACACCGCGTTGGCGTCGGAGGAAGCCAGCTGGTTCGGGTCGAAGGTCGGCGACGAGTACATCGCCAGGACCGCGCCGGTACGCGCATCGAGGGCCACGACGGCACCCTTTCGGTTACCGAGGGCCTCGGCCGCAGCCTTCTGCATCTGAGAGTTCAGGGTGAGGGAGACGCCGCCGCCCTGACGATTCTGGCCCGTCAGGAGGTTGCGTAGGCGCTGTCCGAGGAGGGTCTGGGACTGGCCGTCCAGGACGTCCTCCTCGGCGGCCTCAATGCCCGTCGACGCGTTGCCCACCGACGAGAAGTAGCCCGTGACCGGCGCGTATAGCGGCCCCTCGGAGTAGGTGCGCACGTAGCGCTTCGAGTCTTCCTCGCGCTGCGAGGAAGCGACCGCCGTCTTGTCGACGATGATTGGGCCGCGGTCGGTTTCGGCCGCGTGCAGGATCGTGCGCTGGTTGCGAGCGTCGGCGTTGAGTGAGGACGCGGAAATGAACTGCGTGTTCGTGACGCCCACGCCCAGCAGGGCGAACATCAGGAGAACGATGATGAAGATCTTGCGGATCTGGTTATTCACGGCTCACTCACCCACTCCCACGGCAGGCTGGATACCGGAGTTCCACGGCGCGGGGGTCGAGGCCGGGCGGCGAGCAGCGTCCGACACGCGGATCAGCAGCGCGACGGTGATCCAGGAGGACACCATCGACGAGCCGCCCGCGGCCAGGAACGGGGCCGTCAGGCCGGTCAGTGGAATGATGCGCGTGATGCCGCCGAGCACCACGAACAGCTGAATGGCCAGCGAGAAGCTCAGGCCGGTCGCCAGGAGCTTGCCGAAGCCGTCGCGCACAGTCAGCGCCGCGCGCAGGCCTCGCTGGATGAGGATCAGGTACAGGACCAGGATGGCGGCCATGCCGGTCAGACCCAGTTCCTCCGCGAAGGAGGACAGGATGAAGTCGGAGTTCGCCAGCGGCACGAGCTGCGGGTAGCCGCGACCCCAACCGGTGCCCATGAG is a genomic window containing:
- a CDS encoding serine/threonine-protein kinase, producing the protein MTSGAGRVLGGRYTLLTPIAQGGMGEVWKARDRVSGHIVAAKVLRPELTGEELSLSRLRLEARNSMSISHPNIANTQDSGEEDGIGWIIMELVDGHPLTDYLRGGSRIEPEYLLPILVQVAMALGAAARAGVVHRDIKPANIIVRPDGMVKLTDFGISRANGQVNLTAAGMVMGTAQYLPPEQAMGEVATPIGDLYALGVIAYEAAAGRRPFTGETQVDIAFAHVNDPVPPLPDFVPEPLADVILHLLEKDPAKRPESGSAAVREIASAAKAMGVSVTPRPLPLPKAAQRPEEVRTPVQPSVPIVAPVRHLTRRTLPDEMLQPPSGLTPKVRATTGRHAKLPILDEATTIAPSSAPIPITGHHAAVPRILDEAEVPPVSRPASAPTRVRRLHPETTGEQPPAVSGAVRSLTSTGRHAAVPAPAAPVPAQAATARTTTGSIPRHAAPARSEQVPQPSSGTAQRPQASASAQRSAPIPAPPAGAAPAHTAAPKTPLPSEPQDRRAALAERLRQREAARQAEDAAEDQRRAAVAREEERRQRELQEARERREARERREAEEAKRQATPRIPQPARSESPRRDKAATASSPRVYGTVPQPRAAAPSKHQRRSVYEQQPEKAKRGPRWHELDARSAQRIRPAAKTAYSRSVVAPPVPASRQIIRAVIVTIIVIALIALAAITIKHMLGSLIQPSAGAHIIEEVRTWQSPWPTV
- a CDS encoding peptidoglycan D,D-transpeptidase FtsI family protein translates to MNNQIRKIFIIVLLMFALLGVGVTNTQFISASSLNADARNQRTILHAAETDRGPIIVDKTAVASSQREEDSKRYVRTYSEGPLYAPVTGYFSSVGNASTGIEAAEEDVLDGQSQTLLGQRLRNLLTGQNRQGGGVSLTLNSQMQKAAAEALGNRKGAVVALDARTGAVLAMYSSPTFDPNQLASSDANAVSDAFSALSSDPNNPLLNRAISERYAPGSTFKILTTIALIENGLADPDMHMPSPVSTTLPGTATEVSNIESSTCGDGQPTLTEAFARSCNTTFVLASEQLTNQQLLDVTNRFGFGRESQIPLTVTPSVFPADADAAQLAMSSIGQYTVQTTPLQMAQVVQAIANDGQMMTPYLIDSIVDADNQVVRTNSPTDAGKPISSETASKLRAMMESVVSQPYGTGTTMALPNIAVAAKTGTAETGNGDRANAWAVGFAPADSPRIAFAVLVEGDDNDPTPHGGDVAGPIARALLEAGLQ